From one Dermatophagoides farinae isolate YC_2012a chromosome 5, ASM2471394v1, whole genome shotgun sequence genomic stretch:
- the LOC124499095 gene encoding uncharacterized protein LOC124499095: protein MDQKYHYHHFILTLLPLIIVFIWINSSLVDCQAYNGPISRQVEVFVNVYDHPKTGFSCQGKNPGQYYADPATKCAVYYVCIPNPTGTMSAQSFACPNGTIFSQATRVCRPHEEVFCPLAARYYDSIDGSIDNRGEHVDLPTLPELSKPVAAPHRPQKSSSNKPPKSLPIISSLSDNKPIPKLASAPTSSSSSHHNSFNINRNFRNSRTFSTTSTTTSTTTTTTPRPSLPPQPLQPTDLGVADYEYDYSDYNETGLVNAAATLLQSTILNQQPNKDSITNMAINQSGNDHEDDDTSDRRRRRRKRNISLQKQRKEEHMNHKLTESLLAERTKSSESFLVPTEIFSCEDKIHGLAYADLTNDCQKFFVCLSFSKGKMMAYRFDCEQGKRFNQQKGGCDTKIDTKTCQRNSQHYFIYNKWFKQSKKHLLNKSI from the exons atggATCAAAAAT atcattatcatcattttatattgaCCTTATTGCCTTTGATCATAGTTTTTATTTggatcaattcatcattggtcGATTGTCAGGCATATAATGGTCCAATTTCTCGACAGGTTGAAGTATTTGTCAATGTTTATGATCATCCAAAGACTGGATTCTCATGTCAAGGTAAAAATCCGGGTCAATATTATGCCGATCCAGCAACAAAATGTGCCGTTTATTATGTTTGCATACCGAATCCCACCGGTACAATGAGTGCTCAAAGTTTTGCTTGTCCTAATGGCACAATCTTCTCACAAGCTACCCGTGTTTGTCGGCCACATGAAGAAG TATTTTGTCCATTGGCAGCTAGATATTATGATAGCATTGATGGTAGTATTGATAATCGAGGTGAACATGTAGATTTACCAACATTGCCTGAGTTGTCAAAACCAGTAGCCGCTCCACATAGGCCACAGAAATCTTCTAGCAATAAACCACCGAAATCATTGcccatcatatcatcattgtcggaCAACAAACCGATACCGAAATTAGCATCAGCGCcaacatcatcttcatcatcacatcacaattcatttaatataaatagaaattttcGAAACAGTCGTACATTCAGTACAACTAGTAcgacaacatcgacaacgacaacaacaacacctcGTCCTTCTTTACCCCCACAACCATTACAACCAACCGATTTAGGTGTTGCCGATTATGAATATGATTACagtgattataatgaaactGGCCTGGTAAATGCAGCAGCAACATTATTACAATCCACTATATTGAATCAACAGCCCAATAAGGATTCTATAACGAATATGGCTATTAATCAAAGTGGTAATGACcatgaagatgatgacaCATCAGATAGACGACGACGTCGACGTAAACGTAATATAAGCTTACAAAAGCAACGTAAAGAAGAACATATGAATCATAAATTAACTGAATCATTATTGGCTGAACGTACAAAAAGTTCAGAATCATTTCTGGTTCCAACAGAAATTTTTAGCTGTGAAGATAAAATTCATGGTTTAGCTTATGCTGATTTAACAAATGAttgtcaaaaattttttgtatgtttatcattttctaAAGGTAAAATGATGGCCTATCGATTCGATTGTGAACAAGGAAAACGttttaatcaacaaaaaggTGGTTGTGATACAAAAATCGATACAAAAACATGTCAAAGAAATAGCCAACATTATTTTATCTACAATAAATGGTTTAAACAGagtaaaaaacatttattaaacaaatcaatttga
- the CtsL1 gene encoding cathepsin L produces MFLKYSLLLLFTIIITFINCLSYRELFQQEWNTYKDYHRKSYDANEDEFRFRVFMENKHLIAKHNQKAARGEKNYTLSLNEFVDLMHHEFVHIMNGYKYDPSRQTKNGASLFLSPHNIQVPSEVDWRKHNLVTPVKNQGHCGSCWSFSATGSLEGQHARKSGHLVSLSEQNLVDCSAKYGNNGCNGGLMDYAFQYIESNHGIDTEKSYPYEGKVGKCRYTQRAVGATDTGFMDVPQGDEQKLKEAVATVGPVSVAIDASQPTFQFYDGGVYDEPECSSTELDHGVLVVGYGVDEQSGQEYWLVKNSWGIGWGLNGFIKMARNKNNQCGIATAASYPLV; encoded by the exons atgtttttgaaatattcattACTTTTGTTGTTCACCATAATAATTACATTCATTAATTGTTTAAGTTATAGAGAATTGTTTCAACAAGAATGGAATACATATAAAGATTATCATCGTAAATCATATGATGctaatgaagatgaattcCGTTTCCGTGTATTTatggaaaacaaacatttgatcGCTAAACATAATCAAAAAGCTGCTcgtggtgaaaaaaattatacactttctttgaatgaatttgttgatttaatgCATCATGAATTTGTTCATATTATGAATGGCTATAAATATGATCCATcacgacaaacaaaaaatggtgCCAGTCTTTTCCTTAGTCCACATAATATTCAAGTACCAAGCGAAGTTGATTGGCGAAAACATAATCTTGTAACACCGGTCAAAAATCAAGGCCATTGTGGTTCATGTTGGTCATTTAGTGCC ACTGGTTCTTTGGAAGGTCAACATGCTCGTAAAAGTGGTCATTTAGTTTCATTGAGTGAACAAAATCTTGTTGATTGTTCAGCAAAATATGGTAATAATGGCTGTAATGGTGGCTTAATGGATTATGCTTTCcaatatattgaatcaaatcatgGCATTGATACAGAAAAAAGTTATCCATATGAAGGTAAAGTTGGTAAATGCCGTTATACACAACGTGCTGTTGGTGCCACAGACACTGGTTTTATGGATGTACCACAAggtgatgaacaaaaattaaaagaagCCGTAGCAACTGTTGGGCCAGTATCAGTGGCTATCGATGCATCACAACCAACATTTCAATTCTATGATGGTGGTGTTTATGATGAACCAGAATGTTCATCAACCGAATTAGATCATGGTGTATTAGTTGTTGGTTATGGTGTTGATGAACAAAGTGGTCAAGAATATTGGCTGGTTAAAAATAGTTGGGGTATTGGTTGGGGATTGAATGGTTTCATTAAAATGGCACgtaataaaaacaatcaatgtgGTATAGCTACAGCTGCAAGCTATCCATTGGTTTaa